The Arthrobacter russicus genome has a segment encoding these proteins:
- a CDS encoding MFS transporter: protein MAQERIGAAAPGVPSALAEPTERVKPLWVSSVVLVNIGINAAFFGPIQVLLGNQAISFDEGQKEAILALVTGCGAAVSLVANPLFGAFSDRTTSRFGRRVPWVFIGAVLGTIALLGLSVAPSVAAMAALWCLVQLGCNGTLAAITAAIPDRVPVQQRGLVGGVASMGTVIGILIGAGIGAVAAKNFALGYWLCAAALLAGIVLYLFRGNDQPLTAAERPALSFRGFLQGFWISPRKHPDFGWAWLSRFLVQFGVQICIVYLLFFLRDKVGYEAPEFGVLILTGIYALLTMATAGIGGVWTDRVGRRKPFVMVSSAIIALAALILAFFPTWPGALLGAAVLGIGNGTYLAVDLALLTQVLPQAMNRGKDLGVINVANSLPQVLAAPTAFLFVTMLGGYVSLYVLAAAIGLLGAAAVLMIKGVR, encoded by the coding sequence GTGGCGCAGGAGCGAATCGGGGCGGCTGCTCCGGGTGTCCCGTCGGCGCTCGCCGAGCCCACTGAGCGGGTCAAGCCGCTCTGGGTGAGCTCGGTGGTGCTGGTCAACATCGGCATAAATGCGGCCTTCTTCGGTCCGATCCAGGTTTTGCTGGGCAACCAGGCGATCTCCTTCGACGAAGGCCAGAAGGAGGCAATCCTGGCTTTGGTCACCGGTTGCGGAGCCGCGGTCTCCTTGGTGGCGAACCCCCTGTTCGGCGCGTTCTCCGACCGGACCACTTCGCGTTTCGGCCGCCGGGTGCCCTGGGTGTTCATTGGCGCGGTATTGGGTACCATCGCCTTGCTGGGGCTCTCCGTCGCGCCGAGCGTTGCCGCGATGGCGGCCTTGTGGTGTTTGGTCCAGCTGGGCTGCAACGGCACGCTGGCAGCGATCACCGCGGCGATTCCGGACCGGGTGCCGGTGCAACAACGCGGTCTGGTGGGCGGTGTGGCCTCGATGGGCACCGTGATCGGGATCTTGATCGGGGCGGGCATCGGCGCAGTCGCCGCGAAGAATTTCGCCCTCGGCTACTGGCTCTGCGCTGCGGCGCTGCTGGCCGGCATCGTGCTCTACCTGTTTCGCGGCAACGACCAGCCGCTGACTGCCGCGGAACGACCGGCGCTTTCCTTCCGCGGATTCCTGCAAGGATTCTGGATCAGCCCGCGCAAACATCCGGATTTCGGCTGGGCTTGGTTGAGCCGCTTCCTGGTGCAATTCGGCGTGCAGATCTGCATCGTGTACTTGTTGTTCTTCCTGCGGGACAAAGTCGGTTACGAAGCACCGGAGTTCGGGGTGCTGATCCTGACCGGGATATACGCCCTGCTGACCATGGCGACTGCGGGCATCGGCGGAGTCTGGACCGACCGGGTGGGGCGGCGCAAGCCGTTCGTCATGGTGTCCTCGGCAATCATCGCGCTGGCGGCGTTGATTCTGGCGTTTTTCCCGACCTGGCCCGGTGCGCTGCTCGGCGCGGCGGTGCTGGGCATCGGCAACGGCACCTACTTGGCGGTCGATCTGGCGCTGCTCACCCAGGTCCTGCCGCAGGCGATGAACCGCGGCAAGGACCTGGGCGTGATCAATGTGGCCAACTCGCTTCCGCAGGTCCTCGCCGCGCCCACCGCATTCCTCTTCGTGACCATGCTGGGCGGCTATGTGAGCCTCTACGTCCTGGCTGCGGCGATCGGATTGCTGGGGGCCGCCGCCGTGCTCATGATCAAAGGCGTGCGCTGA
- a CDS encoding VOC family protein → MTVLTTPHLNFRGEARAALEFYHSVFGGQLILVSNADAFSVERAEEAQQIKFGQVIGGNGFQIMAFDVPASNSYEQGEKSFFVSVRGDSVPEVTELWGRLAEDSTIIEDLAPAQFSPAYGMLKDAYGVVWVLDVAAAYEAA, encoded by the coding sequence ATGACAGTCCTCACCACCCCGCATCTGAATTTCCGCGGCGAAGCCAGAGCCGCGCTCGAGTTCTACCATTCGGTCTTCGGCGGTCAACTGATTTTGGTCAGCAACGCCGATGCCTTCAGCGTGGAACGCGCCGAAGAAGCCCAGCAGATCAAATTCGGCCAGGTCATCGGCGGGAACGGGTTCCAGATCATGGCCTTCGACGTACCGGCGAGCAACAGCTACGAGCAGGGCGAGAAATCGTTCTTCGTTTCGGTGCGGGGCGACTCGGTCCCCGAGGTCACCGAGCTCTGGGGCCGGTTGGCCGAAGATTCGACGATCATCGAAGACCTCGCTCCGGCCCAGTTCTCACCGGCCTACGGGATGCTCAAAGACGCCTACGGCGTGGTCTGGGTGCTCGATGTCGCAGCGGCCTACGAGGCGGCCTGA
- a CDS encoding helix-turn-helix transcriptional regulator, with protein MISTTSRLFQLLSLLQLRRDWPGQVLAERLGISHRTVRRDVDRLRDLGYRIQAVMGPDGGYRLDAGSELPPLIFDDEQAVALAVALRAAASSGAGVGEAAVRALGTVRQVLPARLRHRLDALDFTAVPSRRDAGSVAPEVLLAISGAVRNREVLRFDYDSSEDRPRAEPAGAVAELPPVRRAEPHHLALRDGRWYLIAWDLGRADWRIFRADRITPRIPSGPRFTPRALPGEGVGEFLSARFKGSAAGTAWPCSGKVIIELPAREVSPFAGDGTVEDLGPDRCSLEAGSWSWTALAAWFGRFDAGIDVVGPPELAAEFGRLAARYTAAAGRFRPQPVHH; from the coding sequence ATGATTTCGACCACTTCACGGCTCTTCCAGTTGTTGTCCTTGCTGCAACTGCGCCGGGACTGGCCCGGCCAGGTCCTCGCCGAGCGGCTCGGCATCAGCCACCGCACCGTGCGCCGGGATGTCGACCGGCTTCGGGACCTGGGCTATCGGATCCAGGCCGTGATGGGGCCCGACGGCGGGTACCGGCTGGACGCCGGAAGCGAACTCCCACCGCTGATCTTCGACGACGAGCAGGCGGTCGCTTTGGCGGTGGCGCTCCGGGCTGCGGCCAGCTCCGGGGCCGGCGTCGGGGAAGCCGCGGTGCGGGCGCTGGGCACGGTGCGCCAAGTGCTGCCCGCCCGGTTGCGGCACCGGCTCGATGCCCTTGACTTCACGGCAGTCCCCAGCCGGCGCGATGCCGGCAGCGTCGCGCCCGAAGTGCTCCTGGCGATATCCGGCGCGGTTCGGAACCGCGAGGTGTTGCGCTTCGATTACGACAGCAGCGAGGATCGGCCCCGCGCGGAGCCAGCCGGCGCGGTCGCCGAGTTGCCGCCGGTCCGCCGGGCGGAACCGCATCATCTGGCGCTCCGGGACGGGCGTTGGTATCTGATCGCTTGGGATCTCGGGCGCGCTGATTGGCGCATTTTCCGGGCCGACCGGATCACCCCGCGGATTCCTTCCGGTCCCCGGTTCACGCCGCGGGCGCTTCCCGGGGAAGGTGTCGGCGAGTTTCTATCGGCAAGGTTCAAGGGTTCCGCAGCGGGAACCGCCTGGCCCTGTTCCGGCAAGGTCATCATCGAGCTGCCGGCCCGGGAGGTCAGTCCGTTCGCCGGTGATGGCACGGTCGAAGACCTGGGTCCGGACCGGTGCAGTTTGGAAGCCGGGTCTTGGTCGTGGACCGCACTGGCTGCCTGGTTCGGCAGATTCGATGCCGGGATCGACGTGGTCGGCCCGCCGGAACTCGCCGCAGAGTTCGGCCGGCTTGCGGCACGTTACACGGCTGCGGCCGGTCGATTCCGGCCGCAGCCGGTGCACCACTGA
- a CDS encoding FAD-dependent monooxygenase has product MDILISGASVAGPTLAWWLRHFGFTPTVVERNPGGPRRGGQPIDVRGPALDVLDRMGLRGAVYERRTAMRGMTMVDAAGAELMRTSERTMTGGAIDSPDVEILRDELAGLIVQATAGVDYIFGDSISALAEHADGVTVRFESGTTREFDLVIGADGLHSRTRALAFGPESDCFTPMHTHLGIFSTPNLLGLDHWQVIQQLFDPAAPEQGTMGIFYSARGNTAVRAMLGFGGPLPDDLDYRDTARQKALVRAAFSHLGWRIPELLDAMDAAPDFYFDSVGQIHLDEWHRGRVGLVGDAAYCPSPLSGQGTSIALVGAYVLAGKLAEHDGDPAAFAAYHGELRAWVAQNQQLAFRNSEAHTAPAADADPAAAAALAGHAAAFEATVNGYRLKDYRRAASGASSHRV; this is encoded by the coding sequence ATGGACATTTTGATTTCCGGCGCCAGCGTCGCCGGCCCTACCCTCGCCTGGTGGTTGCGCCACTTCGGGTTCACCCCCACCGTCGTCGAACGCAATCCCGGCGGACCCCGTCGCGGCGGCCAGCCGATCGACGTCCGCGGCCCGGCACTGGATGTGCTGGACCGGATGGGCCTGCGCGGAGCGGTCTACGAGCGGCGTACCGCGATGCGCGGCATGACCATGGTGGACGCAGCCGGCGCAGAACTGATGCGCACCTCGGAACGCACCATGACCGGCGGCGCGATCGACAGCCCGGACGTGGAAATCCTGCGCGACGAACTCGCCGGACTCATCGTCCAGGCGACCGCCGGCGTCGACTACATTTTCGGCGATTCGATCTCCGCACTCGCCGAACACGCGGACGGGGTCACGGTGCGCTTCGAAAGCGGGACCACCAGGGAATTCGATCTGGTGATCGGCGCCGACGGCCTGCATTCCCGGACCCGCGCCCTGGCGTTCGGACCCGAGTCCGACTGTTTCACCCCGATGCACACCCACTTGGGCATCTTCAGCACGCCCAATCTGCTCGGCTTGGACCATTGGCAAGTCATCCAGCAGCTCTTCGACCCGGCGGCTCCGGAGCAGGGCACCATGGGGATTTTCTACAGCGCCCGCGGCAATACCGCGGTACGTGCCATGCTCGGCTTCGGCGGGCCGCTGCCGGACGACCTCGACTACCGGGACACTGCCCGGCAGAAGGCCCTGGTCCGCGCGGCGTTCAGCCACCTCGGCTGGCGGATTCCCGAGCTGCTCGATGCGATGGACGCCGCCCCGGATTTCTATTTCGATTCGGTCGGGCAGATCCACCTGGACGAATGGCACCGGGGCCGGGTCGGCTTGGTCGGCGATGCCGCGTACTGCCCCTCGCCGCTCTCCGGACAGGGAACTTCGATCGCCCTGGTCGGAGCCTATGTGCTGGCCGGGAAACTGGCCGAGCACGACGGCGATCCGGCCGCTTTTGCGGCCTACCACGGCGAGCTGCGGGCATGGGTGGCGCAGAACCAGCAACTGGCCTTCCGGAACTCCGAAGCGCACACCGCGCCGGCCGCGGACGCTGATCCGGCCGCCGCGGCTGCCCTGGCCGGGCACGCAGCGGCCTTTGAAGCCACGGTCAACGGATACCGGCTGAAAGACTACCGCCGGGCGGCCTCCGGCGCCTCGTCACACCGGGTCTGA
- a CDS encoding S10 family peptidase, translating to MTDDTSSPETESSEPEVSDDFVTRAQERNGLRYTSTAGRLVLRKEERKDGKNQGFKAKAEIFLTSYTVEAEAADRPVVFAFNGGPGSSSVWLHMGLLGPRLVDSGDVGALTPAPYGLLDNPHSILEHADLVMIDPVSTGFSRVVKGGKADEFHAFVEDRDLVAEVIRLWTTRNNRWLSPKYLIGESYGTLRAVAVAARLFDAYGMAVNGLGLISTVLNMSTLRFFPGSDTPYPLHVPTYAAIAHFHGRHPGRSLADVVAEAEAFAAKDFGYALSQGSRLSSDEYDVVVARLAAITTLGEDFVRRSNLRWDYSEFSAELLRAEGLTVGRIDGRFTQKNLRGQASVNWDDPSMKAISGPYAAAVNHYLRAELGYENDLPYEILTGRVQPWSYKTFEGQPVEVASDLERLLNDNPALRVHVDYGYHDGATPHFAAEYVWAHLNISDEARSRFSHHYHEAGHMMYLNPQCRINQLTALAAFVGK from the coding sequence ATGACTGACGACACCTCCTCCCCCGAGACCGAATCGTCAGAACCCGAGGTCAGCGACGACTTCGTCACCCGCGCCCAGGAACGCAATGGTTTGCGTTACACCTCCACGGCCGGCCGGCTGGTCCTGCGGAAAGAGGAGCGCAAGGACGGCAAGAACCAGGGCTTCAAGGCCAAAGCGGAGATCTTCCTGACCTCGTACACCGTGGAGGCCGAGGCTGCGGACCGCCCGGTGGTCTTTGCGTTCAACGGCGGCCCCGGTTCCAGTTCGGTCTGGCTGCATATGGGACTGCTCGGCCCGCGCTTGGTGGACAGCGGCGACGTCGGCGCACTCACCCCGGCGCCCTACGGCCTGCTGGACAATCCGCACAGCATCTTGGAACACGCGGATCTGGTGATGATCGATCCGGTCAGCACCGGCTTCTCCCGGGTGGTCAAAGGCGGCAAAGCCGACGAGTTCCACGCCTTCGTCGAGGACCGGGACCTGGTGGCTGAAGTGATCCGGCTCTGGACCACCCGCAACAACCGCTGGCTCTCGCCGAAGTATTTGATCGGTGAGTCCTACGGCACGCTGCGTGCGGTCGCCGTCGCGGCCCGGCTCTTCGACGCCTACGGCATGGCGGTCAACGGCCTCGGCTTGATTTCCACGGTGCTGAACATGTCCACGCTCCGGTTCTTCCCCGGCAGCGACACCCCGTACCCGCTGCACGTGCCCACCTATGCCGCGATCGCGCACTTCCACGGCAGGCACCCCGGCCGCAGCCTGGCCGACGTGGTCGCCGAGGCCGAGGCCTTCGCCGCCAAGGACTTCGGCTACGCGCTCAGCCAAGGCTCCCGGCTCAGTTCCGACGAGTACGACGTCGTCGTCGCCCGGCTCGCCGCGATCACCACCCTGGGCGAGGATTTCGTCCGGCGGAGCAATCTGCGCTGGGATTATTCGGAATTCTCCGCTGAACTGCTGCGCGCCGAGGGTCTGACTGTGGGCCGGATCGATGGCCGGTTCACGCAGAAAAACCTGCGCGGCCAGGCTTCGGTCAACTGGGACGACCCGTCGATGAAGGCGATCAGCGGCCCCTATGCGGCCGCCGTCAACCACTACCTCCGCGCCGAACTGGGCTACGAGAACGACCTGCCCTATGAAATCCTCACTGGACGGGTGCAGCCATGGAGCTACAAGACCTTCGAAGGCCAGCCGGTCGAAGTGGCCTCGGATCTGGAACGGCTGCTCAATGACAATCCGGCGCTGCGGGTGCATGTGGACTACGGGTACCACGACGGCGCTACCCCGCATTTCGCCGCCGAATACGTCTGGGCGCACTTGAACATCAGCGACGAAGCCCGGTCCAGGTTCAGCCACCACTATCACGAGGCCGGACACATGATGTACCTGAACCCGCAGTGCCGAATCAACCAGTTGACTGCACTCGCGGCCTTCGTCGGCAAATAG
- a CDS encoding thioesterase family protein, whose product MHLLLRTIWHFFVSSRQAATSLWAHTSVRMRAWPTDIDIAGHINNGMYFSLMDLGRFDLMMRSGMWKAIRARKWTPVMSAETISFRKSIELWQKYTMETRVIGFDERAMYFEQCMVVDGDVYVRAFMAMRLVHKGKPVSNAELFALVGEPPADLVLPDWIHTWRADVALPGARKPAPFSWSR is encoded by the coding sequence ATGCACCTGTTACTGCGGACCATCTGGCATTTTTTCGTTTCGTCGCGCCAAGCCGCGACCAGCCTGTGGGCGCACACTTCGGTGCGGATGCGGGCTTGGCCGACGGATATCGACATTGCCGGGCACATCAACAACGGCATGTACTTTTCGCTCATGGACCTGGGCCGGTTCGACCTGATGATGCGCTCCGGGATGTGGAAAGCGATCCGGGCCCGGAAATGGACGCCGGTGATGAGTGCGGAAACCATCTCCTTCCGCAAATCGATTGAGCTCTGGCAGAAGTACACGATGGAAACCCGGGTGATCGGCTTCGACGAGCGGGCGATGTATTTCGAGCAGTGCATGGTGGTCGACGGCGATGTCTACGTCCGGGCGTTCATGGCGATGCGGTTGGTGCACAAGGGCAAGCCGGTGAGCAACGCGGAGCTTTTCGCGCTGGTCGGCGAGCCTCCGGCGGATTTGGTGTTGCCGGACTGGATCCACACCTGGCGGGCCGACGTCGCCTTGCCGGGTGCCCGCAAACCTGCGCCGTTCAGCTGGAGCCGTTAG